One genomic region from Candidatus Angelobacter sp. encodes:
- a CDS encoding ABC transporter ATP-binding protein, which yields MNLAIETTGLTRRFGDFVAVDGLNLQVDRGKFYGFLGPNGAGKSTTIKMLTGLLAPSGGSMRILAEDMADADRAREVKRRVGVVPENLALFDNLTAREYLTFVGRMYLLPLATVRERCEELLTMMELQNLEKKLTLEFSHGMKKKLALAAALIPNPDLLFLDEPFEGVDAVASRVLRDILKRCVERGATVFLTSHVLEIVEKLCTDVGIIARGRLVYQGAMGEVQAAGSLEELFLKEVGGDQVERQKLSWLEG from the coding sequence ATCGAGACCACCGGCCTGACCCGGCGTTTTGGAGATTTTGTGGCCGTGGACGGACTCAACCTGCAGGTGGATCGCGGGAAGTTTTACGGGTTCCTCGGCCCGAACGGCGCCGGGAAATCGACCACCATCAAAATGCTCACCGGCCTGCTCGCGCCCTCCGGCGGCTCGATGCGCATCCTGGCGGAGGACATGGCCGACGCGGACCGGGCGCGCGAGGTCAAGCGGCGGGTCGGCGTGGTGCCGGAAAACCTCGCGTTGTTCGACAATCTCACCGCGCGCGAATATCTCACCTTCGTCGGGCGGATGTATCTCCTGCCGCTGGCCACGGTGCGGGAGCGTTGCGAGGAACTGCTCACCATGATGGAGCTGCAGAACCTCGAAAAAAAGCTCACGCTCGAATTCTCGCACGGCATGAAGAAGAAACTGGCGCTGGCCGCGGCGCTGATTCCCAATCCCGACCTATTGTTCCTGGACGAACCGTTCGAGGGCGTGGATGCGGTCGCTTCGCGGGTGTTGCGGGACATTTTGAAGCGGTGCGTTGAGCGCGGCGCGACGGTGTTCCTCACGTCGCACGTGCTGGAGATCGTGGAGAAGCTGTGCACCGACGTGGGGATCATCGCCCGGGGCCGGCTCGTGTATCAGGGCGCGATGGGAGAGGTGCAGGCCGCCGGTTCGCTCGAGGAACTGTTTTTGAAGGAGGTGGGCGGCGACCAGGTGGAACGGCAGAAGTTGAGCTGGCTGGAGGGCTGA